Proteins from a genomic interval of Labrus mixtus chromosome 24, fLabMix1.1, whole genome shotgun sequence:
- the LOC132959577 gene encoding adenylate cyclase type 8-like isoform X2: MGSKVKGQGEVSLEFHCMFSTNQVAEEAVCTTSVTMTEDNRVKENGDCEAAHHKNDISISVNISPAPGLMRKQLLWQNAVRNIIDQHNLYSLRLAGGLERGRHRITVTDAYIADINRQICNKASRGAFWQKRRSSAARVHPMAPKISVPLSIIQDSLSDADFFVSRGSSVRGVFIPALQHTFKSPELEKVYQQFSSAQRRTSLVVTNVIDILTRLLILMLTWPSGWWGLACDWLAGLSVILWAVICMLALARRDVMSSPQWLRYLSVVSWFSQTVQVLVGVFSWGESDHSWYVFFSLFSTYTLLPLPLLWSIVAGATTSTLHLLLDVCCHYGDQTFIPKVLSKALLYLAMNTAGLFIHYLSDRTQRQSFLETRRCIEGRVRLERENQRQERLVMSILPRFLVLEMTADMASMDDYLLPQQFHKIYIHHYRDVSILFADIIGFTSLSLILSAQELVKTLNELFGRFDRLAEEHQCLRIKILGDCYYCVSGVPEPQRGHARCCVEMGLSMINTIRYVRREIQQEVDMRIGVHSGSVLCGVLGLQKWQFDIWSWDVDIANSLETAGVPGRIHISRATLDCLGGIYETEAGNGQERNEFLRKHNIDTYLIRPALKEEAEPPRARRPSYDEMTSWSAELPFGDILGMNFILATFTNGSLTQLPNQIAVQHSGSREVNKRICQAIEVRSSELMRKEHITTFTQVFKDSQMEGKYSQMRDELFKSNMVCSFILLLLLMAVQALIPAPRLLLMVAQFVVCFSIYFLLLLLTLGEEFKHCPAPLQSLCCWVHETKYARTLLTLTAITINFGVASSDILWCDTSESHSNSSSAPLLAPPPSTTWPDINICTHPEYMVLSGVVAMVTCAVFLRLSCVLKLAVLLLAAALYTYLIETHRSHHLCRNGVCAVLMVMFLVVVLYNSRQLEATARLDFLWRLQARREVEDMKELREHNECLLLNILPAHVAQHFLERDRNDEELYSQSYDRVGVLFASLPGFSDFFEQKELVHQRVECLRLLNHIISDFDELLEEGFFQEVEKIKTIGSSYMAASGLSPDGQDYEDPWHHLSELVLFALAMQETLKHFNTQTGNDFQLRVGIAHGPVIAGVIGATKPQYDIWGVTVNVASRMESTGVNGRIQVPETTSCILMERGFLRQLRGNIYIKGISERHGKVRTFFVSSREERSSFLERGGGRGFSQNRNTLGAVVFSLVQARKRDKLMEENGGFHLVEAS, encoded by the exons atggggtcaaaggtcaaaggtcagggagAAGTGAGCCTGGAGTTTCATTGCATGTTCTCCACCAATCAGGTCGCAGAGGAGGCGGTCTGCACCACCTCCGTAACCATGACTGAAGACAACCGTGTGAAGGAGAACGGCGACTGCGAGGCGGCACATCATAAAAATGACATCAGCATCAGCGTGAACATAAGCCCCGCCCCTGGCCTGATGAGGAAGCAGCTGCTGTGGCAAAACGCCGTCAGAAACATCATTGACCAGCACAACCTTTACTCGCTAAGGCTCGCCGGCGGCCTGGAGAGGGGGAGGCACCGCATCACCGTCACTGACGCCTACATCGCTGACATCAACAG GCAGATTTGTAATAAGGCGTCTCGTGGTGCATTCTGGCAGAAACGGCGCTCGTCTGCTGCTCGGGTCCACCCGATGGCGCCAAAGATCTCGGTGCCGTTAAGTATCATACAAGACTCACTCAGCGACGCCGACTTCTTCGTGTCCAGGGGGTCGTCTGTGCGAGGCGTTTTCATTCCAGCGCTGCAGCACACGTTCAA GTCGCCCGAACTGGAGAAGGTGTATCAGCAGTTTTCGTCGGCTCAGAGAAGAACGTCACTTGTCGTCACCAACGTCATCGACATCCTGACCAGACTGCTCATCCTCATGCTCACCTGGCCATCTGGCTGGTGGGGCCtggcctgtgattggctggctggCCTGTCAGTCATCCTGTGGGCGGTGATCTGTATGCTGGCACTGGCAAGGAGGGATGTGATGTCATCCCCACAGTGGCTGAG gtaCCTGTCTGTGGTCAGCTGGTTCTCTCAGACTGTGCAGGTGTTGGTGGGCGTGTTCAGTTGGGGTGAGAGTGATCACTCCTGGTacgtcttcttctctctcttctccaccTACACCTTgctgcccctcccccttctgTGGTCCATTGTTGCCGGGGCAaccacctccactttgcacctACTGCTGGATGTATGCTGTCACTACGGCGACCAAACCTTCATCCCTAAG GTGTTGTCCAAAGCCTTGTTGTACCTGGCCATGAACACAGCCGGTCTGTTCATCCACTACCTGTCAGACCGGACTCAGAGACAGTCCTTCTTAGAGACCCGGCGCTGCATAGAGGGGCGAgtgagactggagagagagaaccaAAGACAG GAGCGTCTGGTAATGTCCATCCTGCCTCGGTTCCTGGTTCTTGAGATGACAGCTGACATGGCCTCCATGGACGACTACCTGCTGCCTCAGCAGTTCCACAAGATCTACATCCACCACTACAGAGACGTCAG CATCCTGTTTGCTGACATCATCGGCTTCACGTCTCTGTCGCTCATCCTGTCGGCTCAAGAACTCGTTAAAACTCTTAACGAGCTCTTCGGACGCTTCGATAGGCTGGCCGAG gagcaTCAGTGTCTACGTATTAAGATCCTGGGGGACTGTTATTACTGTGTGTCTGGAGTCCCAGAGCCACAGAGAGGCCACGCCCGCTGCTGCGTGGAGATGGGCCTCAGTATGATCAACACCATAcg GTATGTGCGTCGGGAGATCCAGCAGGAGGTGGACATGAGGATCGGGGTTCACTCGGGGTCGGTTCTGTGTGGAGTTCTGGGTCTGCAGAAGTGGCAGTTCGACATCTGGAGCTGGGACGTCGACATCGCCAACAGTCTGGAGACGGCAGGAGTGCCGGG GAGGATCCACATCTCCCGGGCGACCCTCGACTGTCTTGGCGGGATCTACGAGACGGAGGCGGGGAACGGCCAGGAGCGCAACGAGTTTCTCCGGAAACACAACATCGACACGTACCTGATTCGTCCTGCACTTaaagaggaggcggagccacCGAGAGCGAGGCGCCCGAGTTACGACGAGATGACGTCGTGGAGTGCCGAGCTGCCGTTCGGAGACATCCTGGGAATGAACTTT ATCCTCGCCACCTTCACAAACGGCTCTCTAACCCAGCTGCCCAATCAGATCGCAGTTCAGCACTCGGGCTCTCGTGAGGTCAACAAGAGAATCTGTCAGGCCATCGAGGTCCGCAGCAGCGAGCTGATGAGGAAGGAGCACATCACCACCTTCACTCAGGTGTTCAAGGACTCCCAGATGGAGGGGAAG tactCCCAGATGAGAGACGAACTCTTCAAGTCCAACATGGTGTGTTccttcatcctgctgctgctgctcatggCCGTGCAGGCGCTAATCCCCGCCCCCAG GTTGTTGTTGATGGTCGCTCAGTTCGTCGTCTGCTTCAGCATCTACTtcctgcttctgctgctgactCTGGGGGAGGAGTTTAAGCATTGCCCCGCCCCCCTGCAGTCTCTCTGCTGCTGGGTTCATGAAACCAAGTACGCCCGCACGCTGCTCACGCTCACCGCCATCACCATCAACTTCGGCGTTGCCTCCTCTGACATC CTGTGGTGTGATACGTCGGAATCtcacagcaacagcagcagcgcCCCTCTGTTGGCTCCGCCCCCCTCCACCACCTGGCCTGACATCAACATCTGCACACATCCCGAG TACATGGTGCTGAGCGGGGTCGTTGCCATGGTTACCTGCGCGGTGTTTCTCAGGCTGAGTTGTGTGTTGAAGCTGGCCGTCCTCCTGCTGGCCGCCGCCCTCTACACCTACCtcatagagacacacag GTCTCATCACCTGTGCAGGAACGGCGTCTGCGCGGTTCTCATGGTCATGTTCTTGGTGGTCGTCCTCTACAACAGCAGACAG CTCGAGGCGACGGCTCGTCTGGACTTCCTGTGGCGCCTGCAGGCGAGGAGGGAGGTCGAGGACATGAAGGAGCTGAGGGAACACAACGAGTGTCTGCTGCTCAACATCCTGCCCGCTCACGTCGCACAACACTTCCTGGAGAGAGACCGCAACGACGag gagttatactctcagtcgTACGATCGAGTAGGCGTCCTCTTCGCctctcttcctggtttctcCGACTTCTTCGAGCAGAAGGAGCTCGTTCATCAGCGCGTCGAGTGTCTCCGCCTCCTCAACCACATCATCAGCGACTTTGATGag ctgctgGAGGAGGGGTTCTTCCAGGAGGTGGAGAAGATAAAAACTATCGGCAGTTCTTACATGGCAGCTTCAGGTCTCTCACCTGACGGACAG GACTACGAGGACCCGTGGCATCACCTGAGCGAGTTGGTTCTTTTCGCTCTGGCGATGCAGGAAACGTTGAAACActtcaacacacaaacaggaaacgaCTTCCAGCTCCGAGTCG GTATCGCTCACGGCCCCGTGATCGCCGGCGTGATCGGAGCCACCAAACCTCAGTACGACATCTGGGGCGTGACGGTGAACGTGGCGAGCAGGATGGAGAGCACGGGGGTCAACGGGAGGATTCAG GTCCCCGAGACAACCAGCTGCATCCTGATGGAGCGAGGCTTCCTACGGCAGCTCAGAGGGAACATTTACATCAAAGGCATCAGTGAACGCCACGGGaag GTTCGTACGTTTTTCGTGAGCAGTCGCGAGGAGCGCTCCAGTTTCCTGGAGCGTGGCGGTGGGCGGGGCTTCAGCCAGAACAGGAATACACTGGGAGCTGTGGTTTTCAGTCTGGTTCAGGCCAGGAAGAGAGACAAGCTGATGGAGGAGAACGGAGGCTTCCACCTGGTGGAGGCGTCGTAA
- the LOC132959577 gene encoding adenylate cyclase type 8-like isoform X3, producing the protein MGSKVKGQGEVSLEFHCMFSTNQVAEEAVCTTSVTMTEDNRVKENGDCEAAHHKNDISISVNISPAPGLMRKQLLWQNAVRNIIDQHNLYSLRLAGGLERGRHRITVTDAYIADINRQICNKASRGAFWQKRRSSAARVHPMAPKISVPLSIIQDSLSDADFFVSRGSSVRGVFIPALQHTFKSPELEKVYQQFSSAQRRTSLVVTNVIDILTRLLILMLTWPSGWWGLACDWLAGLSVILWAVICMLALARRDVMSSPQWLRYLSVVSWFSQTVQVLVGVFSWGESDHSWYVFFSLFSTYTLLPLPLLWSIVAGATTSTLHLLLDVCCHYGDQTFIPKVGQSLSSALMTLEVYHHNVSLSVCLFPVQVLSKALLYLAMNTAGLFIHYLSDRTQRQSFLETRRCIEGRVRLERENQRQERLVMSILPRFLVLEMTADMASMDDYLLPQQFHKIYIHHYRDVSILFADIIGFTSLSLILSAQELVKTLNELFGRFDRLAEEHQCLRIKILGDCYYCVSGVPEPQRGHARCCVEMGLSMINTIRYVRREIQQEVDMRIGVHSGSVLCGVLGLQKWQFDIWSWDVDIANSLETAGVPGRIHISRATLDCLGGIYETEAGNGQERNEFLRKHNIDTYLIRPALKEEAEPPRARRPSYDEMTSWSAELPFGDILGMNFILATFTNGSLTQLPNQIAVQHSGSREVNKRICQAIEVRSSELMRKEHITTFTQVFKDSQMEGKYSQMRDELFKSNMVCSFILLLLLMAVQALIPAPRLLLMVAQFVVCFSIYFLLLLLTLGEEFKHCPAPLQSLCCWVHETKYARTLLTLTAITINFGVASSDILWCDTSESHSNSSSAPLLAPPPSTTWPDINICTHPEYMVLSGVVAMVTCAVFLRLSCVLKLAVLLLAAALYTYLIETHRSHHLCRNGVCAVLMVMFLVVVLYNSRQLEATARLDFLWRLQARREVEDMKELREHNECLLLNILPAHVAQHFLERDRNDEELYSQSYDRVGVLFASLPGFSDFFEQKELVHQRVECLRLLNHIISDFDELLEEGFFQEVEKIKTIGSSYMAASGLSPDGQDYEDPWHHLSELVLFALAMQETLKHFNTQTGNDFQLRVGIAHGPVIAGVIGATKPQYDIWGVTVNVASRMESTGVNGRIQVPETTSCILMERGFLRQLRGNIYIKGISERHGKQVELFHQSD; encoded by the exons atggggtcaaaggtcaaaggtcagggagAAGTGAGCCTGGAGTTTCATTGCATGTTCTCCACCAATCAGGTCGCAGAGGAGGCGGTCTGCACCACCTCCGTAACCATGACTGAAGACAACCGTGTGAAGGAGAACGGCGACTGCGAGGCGGCACATCATAAAAATGACATCAGCATCAGCGTGAACATAAGCCCCGCCCCTGGCCTGATGAGGAAGCAGCTGCTGTGGCAAAACGCCGTCAGAAACATCATTGACCAGCACAACCTTTACTCGCTAAGGCTCGCCGGCGGCCTGGAGAGGGGGAGGCACCGCATCACCGTCACTGACGCCTACATCGCTGACATCAACAG GCAGATTTGTAATAAGGCGTCTCGTGGTGCATTCTGGCAGAAACGGCGCTCGTCTGCTGCTCGGGTCCACCCGATGGCGCCAAAGATCTCGGTGCCGTTAAGTATCATACAAGACTCACTCAGCGACGCCGACTTCTTCGTGTCCAGGGGGTCGTCTGTGCGAGGCGTTTTCATTCCAGCGCTGCAGCACACGTTCAA GTCGCCCGAACTGGAGAAGGTGTATCAGCAGTTTTCGTCGGCTCAGAGAAGAACGTCACTTGTCGTCACCAACGTCATCGACATCCTGACCAGACTGCTCATCCTCATGCTCACCTGGCCATCTGGCTGGTGGGGCCtggcctgtgattggctggctggCCTGTCAGTCATCCTGTGGGCGGTGATCTGTATGCTGGCACTGGCAAGGAGGGATGTGATGTCATCCCCACAGTGGCTGAG gtaCCTGTCTGTGGTCAGCTGGTTCTCTCAGACTGTGCAGGTGTTGGTGGGCGTGTTCAGTTGGGGTGAGAGTGATCACTCCTGGTacgtcttcttctctctcttctccaccTACACCTTgctgcccctcccccttctgTGGTCCATTGTTGCCGGGGCAaccacctccactttgcacctACTGCTGGATGTATGCTGTCACTACGGCGACCAAACCTTCATCCCTAAGGTCGGACaatctctctcttctgctctgaTGACTTTGGAGGTATATCACCACAACGTAtcactgtctgtttgtttgtttcctgtccAGGTGTTGTCCAAAGCCTTGTTGTACCTGGCCATGAACACAGCCGGTCTGTTCATCCACTACCTGTCAGACCGGACTCAGAGACAGTCCTTCTTAGAGACCCGGCGCTGCATAGAGGGGCGAgtgagactggagagagagaaccaAAGACAG GAGCGTCTGGTAATGTCCATCCTGCCTCGGTTCCTGGTTCTTGAGATGACAGCTGACATGGCCTCCATGGACGACTACCTGCTGCCTCAGCAGTTCCACAAGATCTACATCCACCACTACAGAGACGTCAG CATCCTGTTTGCTGACATCATCGGCTTCACGTCTCTGTCGCTCATCCTGTCGGCTCAAGAACTCGTTAAAACTCTTAACGAGCTCTTCGGACGCTTCGATAGGCTGGCCGAG gagcaTCAGTGTCTACGTATTAAGATCCTGGGGGACTGTTATTACTGTGTGTCTGGAGTCCCAGAGCCACAGAGAGGCCACGCCCGCTGCTGCGTGGAGATGGGCCTCAGTATGATCAACACCATAcg GTATGTGCGTCGGGAGATCCAGCAGGAGGTGGACATGAGGATCGGGGTTCACTCGGGGTCGGTTCTGTGTGGAGTTCTGGGTCTGCAGAAGTGGCAGTTCGACATCTGGAGCTGGGACGTCGACATCGCCAACAGTCTGGAGACGGCAGGAGTGCCGGG GAGGATCCACATCTCCCGGGCGACCCTCGACTGTCTTGGCGGGATCTACGAGACGGAGGCGGGGAACGGCCAGGAGCGCAACGAGTTTCTCCGGAAACACAACATCGACACGTACCTGATTCGTCCTGCACTTaaagaggaggcggagccacCGAGAGCGAGGCGCCCGAGTTACGACGAGATGACGTCGTGGAGTGCCGAGCTGCCGTTCGGAGACATCCTGGGAATGAACTTT ATCCTCGCCACCTTCACAAACGGCTCTCTAACCCAGCTGCCCAATCAGATCGCAGTTCAGCACTCGGGCTCTCGTGAGGTCAACAAGAGAATCTGTCAGGCCATCGAGGTCCGCAGCAGCGAGCTGATGAGGAAGGAGCACATCACCACCTTCACTCAGGTGTTCAAGGACTCCCAGATGGAGGGGAAG tactCCCAGATGAGAGACGAACTCTTCAAGTCCAACATGGTGTGTTccttcatcctgctgctgctgctcatggCCGTGCAGGCGCTAATCCCCGCCCCCAG GTTGTTGTTGATGGTCGCTCAGTTCGTCGTCTGCTTCAGCATCTACTtcctgcttctgctgctgactCTGGGGGAGGAGTTTAAGCATTGCCCCGCCCCCCTGCAGTCTCTCTGCTGCTGGGTTCATGAAACCAAGTACGCCCGCACGCTGCTCACGCTCACCGCCATCACCATCAACTTCGGCGTTGCCTCCTCTGACATC CTGTGGTGTGATACGTCGGAATCtcacagcaacagcagcagcgcCCCTCTGTTGGCTCCGCCCCCCTCCACCACCTGGCCTGACATCAACATCTGCACACATCCCGAG TACATGGTGCTGAGCGGGGTCGTTGCCATGGTTACCTGCGCGGTGTTTCTCAGGCTGAGTTGTGTGTTGAAGCTGGCCGTCCTCCTGCTGGCCGCCGCCCTCTACACCTACCtcatagagacacacag GTCTCATCACCTGTGCAGGAACGGCGTCTGCGCGGTTCTCATGGTCATGTTCTTGGTGGTCGTCCTCTACAACAGCAGACAG CTCGAGGCGACGGCTCGTCTGGACTTCCTGTGGCGCCTGCAGGCGAGGAGGGAGGTCGAGGACATGAAGGAGCTGAGGGAACACAACGAGTGTCTGCTGCTCAACATCCTGCCCGCTCACGTCGCACAACACTTCCTGGAGAGAGACCGCAACGACGag gagttatactctcagtcgTACGATCGAGTAGGCGTCCTCTTCGCctctcttcctggtttctcCGACTTCTTCGAGCAGAAGGAGCTCGTTCATCAGCGCGTCGAGTGTCTCCGCCTCCTCAACCACATCATCAGCGACTTTGATGag ctgctgGAGGAGGGGTTCTTCCAGGAGGTGGAGAAGATAAAAACTATCGGCAGTTCTTACATGGCAGCTTCAGGTCTCTCACCTGACGGACAG GACTACGAGGACCCGTGGCATCACCTGAGCGAGTTGGTTCTTTTCGCTCTGGCGATGCAGGAAACGTTGAAACActtcaacacacaaacaggaaacgaCTTCCAGCTCCGAGTCG GTATCGCTCACGGCCCCGTGATCGCCGGCGTGATCGGAGCCACCAAACCTCAGTACGACATCTGGGGCGTGACGGTGAACGTGGCGAGCAGGATGGAGAGCACGGGGGTCAACGGGAGGATTCAG GTCCCCGAGACAACCAGCTGCATCCTGATGGAGCGAGGCTTCCTACGGCAGCTCAGAGGGAACATTTACATCAAAGGCATCAGTGAACGCCACGGGaag CAGGTGGAGCTGTTTCATCAAAGTGACTGA
- the LOC132959577 gene encoding adenylate cyclase type 8-like isoform X4 codes for MGSKVKGQGEVSLEFHCMFSTNQVAEEAVCTTSVTMTEDNRVKENGDCEAAHHKNDISISVNISPAPGLMRKQLLWQNAVRNIIDQHNLYSLRLAGGLERGRHRITVTDAYIADINRQICNKASRGAFWQKRRSSAARVHPMAPKISVPLSIIQDSLSDADFFVSRGSSVRGVFIPALQHTFKSPELEKVYQQFSSAQRRTSLVVTNVIDILTRLLILMLTWPSGWWGLACDWLAGLSVILWAVICMLALARRDVMSSPQWLRYLSVVSWFSQTVQVLVGVFSWGESDHSWYVFFSLFSTYTLLPLPLLWSIVAGATTSTLHLLLDVCCHYGDQTFIPKVGQSLSSALMTLEVYHHNVSLSVCLFPVQVLSKALLYLAMNTAGLFIHYLSDRTQRQSFLETRRCIEGRVRLERENQRQERLVMSILPRFLVLEMTADMASMDDYLLPQQFHKIYIHHYRDVSILFADIIGFTSLSLILSAQELVKTLNELFGRFDRLAEEHQCLRIKILGDCYYCVSGVPEPQRGHARCCVEMGLSMINTIRYVRREIQQEVDMRIGVHSGSVLCGVLGLQKWQFDIWSWDVDIANSLETAGVPGRIHISRATLDCLGGIYETEAGNGQERNEFLRKHNIDTYLIRPALKEEAEPPRARRPSYDEMTSWSAELPFGDILGMNFILATFTNGSLTQLPNQIAVQHSGSREVNKRICQAIEVRSSELMRKEHITTFTQVFKDSQMEGKYSQMRDELFKSNMVCSFILLLLLMAVQALIPAPRLLLMVAQFVVCFSIYFLLLLLTLGEEFKHCPAPLQSLCCWVHETKYARTLLTLTAITINFGVASSDILWCDTSESHSNSSSAPLLAPPPSTTWPDINICTHPEYMVLSGVVAMVTCAVFLRLSCVLKLAVLLLAAALYTYLIETHRSHHLCRNGVCAVLMVMFLVVVLYNSRQLEATARLDFLWRLQARREVEDMKELREHNECLLLNILPAHVAQHFLERDRNDEELYSQSYDRVGVLFASLPGFSDFFEQKELVHQRVECLRLLNHIISDFDELLEEGFFQEVEKIKTIGSSYMAASGLSPDGQDYEDPWHHLSELVLFALAMQETLKHFNTQTGNDFQLRVGIAHGPVIAGVIGATKPQYDIWGVTVNVASRMESTGVNGRIQVPETTSCILMERGFLRQLRGNIYIKGISERHGKVELFHQSD; via the exons atggggtcaaaggtcaaaggtcagggagAAGTGAGCCTGGAGTTTCATTGCATGTTCTCCACCAATCAGGTCGCAGAGGAGGCGGTCTGCACCACCTCCGTAACCATGACTGAAGACAACCGTGTGAAGGAGAACGGCGACTGCGAGGCGGCACATCATAAAAATGACATCAGCATCAGCGTGAACATAAGCCCCGCCCCTGGCCTGATGAGGAAGCAGCTGCTGTGGCAAAACGCCGTCAGAAACATCATTGACCAGCACAACCTTTACTCGCTAAGGCTCGCCGGCGGCCTGGAGAGGGGGAGGCACCGCATCACCGTCACTGACGCCTACATCGCTGACATCAACAG GCAGATTTGTAATAAGGCGTCTCGTGGTGCATTCTGGCAGAAACGGCGCTCGTCTGCTGCTCGGGTCCACCCGATGGCGCCAAAGATCTCGGTGCCGTTAAGTATCATACAAGACTCACTCAGCGACGCCGACTTCTTCGTGTCCAGGGGGTCGTCTGTGCGAGGCGTTTTCATTCCAGCGCTGCAGCACACGTTCAA GTCGCCCGAACTGGAGAAGGTGTATCAGCAGTTTTCGTCGGCTCAGAGAAGAACGTCACTTGTCGTCACCAACGTCATCGACATCCTGACCAGACTGCTCATCCTCATGCTCACCTGGCCATCTGGCTGGTGGGGCCtggcctgtgattggctggctggCCTGTCAGTCATCCTGTGGGCGGTGATCTGTATGCTGGCACTGGCAAGGAGGGATGTGATGTCATCCCCACAGTGGCTGAG gtaCCTGTCTGTGGTCAGCTGGTTCTCTCAGACTGTGCAGGTGTTGGTGGGCGTGTTCAGTTGGGGTGAGAGTGATCACTCCTGGTacgtcttcttctctctcttctccaccTACACCTTgctgcccctcccccttctgTGGTCCATTGTTGCCGGGGCAaccacctccactttgcacctACTGCTGGATGTATGCTGTCACTACGGCGACCAAACCTTCATCCCTAAGGTCGGACaatctctctcttctgctctgaTGACTTTGGAGGTATATCACCACAACGTAtcactgtctgtttgtttgtttcctgtccAGGTGTTGTCCAAAGCCTTGTTGTACCTGGCCATGAACACAGCCGGTCTGTTCATCCACTACCTGTCAGACCGGACTCAGAGACAGTCCTTCTTAGAGACCCGGCGCTGCATAGAGGGGCGAgtgagactggagagagagaaccaAAGACAG GAGCGTCTGGTAATGTCCATCCTGCCTCGGTTCCTGGTTCTTGAGATGACAGCTGACATGGCCTCCATGGACGACTACCTGCTGCCTCAGCAGTTCCACAAGATCTACATCCACCACTACAGAGACGTCAG CATCCTGTTTGCTGACATCATCGGCTTCACGTCTCTGTCGCTCATCCTGTCGGCTCAAGAACTCGTTAAAACTCTTAACGAGCTCTTCGGACGCTTCGATAGGCTGGCCGAG gagcaTCAGTGTCTACGTATTAAGATCCTGGGGGACTGTTATTACTGTGTGTCTGGAGTCCCAGAGCCACAGAGAGGCCACGCCCGCTGCTGCGTGGAGATGGGCCTCAGTATGATCAACACCATAcg GTATGTGCGTCGGGAGATCCAGCAGGAGGTGGACATGAGGATCGGGGTTCACTCGGGGTCGGTTCTGTGTGGAGTTCTGGGTCTGCAGAAGTGGCAGTTCGACATCTGGAGCTGGGACGTCGACATCGCCAACAGTCTGGAGACGGCAGGAGTGCCGGG GAGGATCCACATCTCCCGGGCGACCCTCGACTGTCTTGGCGGGATCTACGAGACGGAGGCGGGGAACGGCCAGGAGCGCAACGAGTTTCTCCGGAAACACAACATCGACACGTACCTGATTCGTCCTGCACTTaaagaggaggcggagccacCGAGAGCGAGGCGCCCGAGTTACGACGAGATGACGTCGTGGAGTGCCGAGCTGCCGTTCGGAGACATCCTGGGAATGAACTTT ATCCTCGCCACCTTCACAAACGGCTCTCTAACCCAGCTGCCCAATCAGATCGCAGTTCAGCACTCGGGCTCTCGTGAGGTCAACAAGAGAATCTGTCAGGCCATCGAGGTCCGCAGCAGCGAGCTGATGAGGAAGGAGCACATCACCACCTTCACTCAGGTGTTCAAGGACTCCCAGATGGAGGGGAAG tactCCCAGATGAGAGACGAACTCTTCAAGTCCAACATGGTGTGTTccttcatcctgctgctgctgctcatggCCGTGCAGGCGCTAATCCCCGCCCCCAG GTTGTTGTTGATGGTCGCTCAGTTCGTCGTCTGCTTCAGCATCTACTtcctgcttctgctgctgactCTGGGGGAGGAGTTTAAGCATTGCCCCGCCCCCCTGCAGTCTCTCTGCTGCTGGGTTCATGAAACCAAGTACGCCCGCACGCTGCTCACGCTCACCGCCATCACCATCAACTTCGGCGTTGCCTCCTCTGACATC CTGTGGTGTGATACGTCGGAATCtcacagcaacagcagcagcgcCCCTCTGTTGGCTCCGCCCCCCTCCACCACCTGGCCTGACATCAACATCTGCACACATCCCGAG TACATGGTGCTGAGCGGGGTCGTTGCCATGGTTACCTGCGCGGTGTTTCTCAGGCTGAGTTGTGTGTTGAAGCTGGCCGTCCTCCTGCTGGCCGCCGCCCTCTACACCTACCtcatagagacacacag GTCTCATCACCTGTGCAGGAACGGCGTCTGCGCGGTTCTCATGGTCATGTTCTTGGTGGTCGTCCTCTACAACAGCAGACAG CTCGAGGCGACGGCTCGTCTGGACTTCCTGTGGCGCCTGCAGGCGAGGAGGGAGGTCGAGGACATGAAGGAGCTGAGGGAACACAACGAGTGTCTGCTGCTCAACATCCTGCCCGCTCACGTCGCACAACACTTCCTGGAGAGAGACCGCAACGACGag gagttatactctcagtcgTACGATCGAGTAGGCGTCCTCTTCGCctctcttcctggtttctcCGACTTCTTCGAGCAGAAGGAGCTCGTTCATCAGCGCGTCGAGTGTCTCCGCCTCCTCAACCACATCATCAGCGACTTTGATGag ctgctgGAGGAGGGGTTCTTCCAGGAGGTGGAGAAGATAAAAACTATCGGCAGTTCTTACATGGCAGCTTCAGGTCTCTCACCTGACGGACAG GACTACGAGGACCCGTGGCATCACCTGAGCGAGTTGGTTCTTTTCGCTCTGGCGATGCAGGAAACGTTGAAACActtcaacacacaaacaggaaacgaCTTCCAGCTCCGAGTCG GTATCGCTCACGGCCCCGTGATCGCCGGCGTGATCGGAGCCACCAAACCTCAGTACGACATCTGGGGCGTGACGGTGAACGTGGCGAGCAGGATGGAGAGCACGGGGGTCAACGGGAGGATTCAG GTCCCCGAGACAACCAGCTGCATCCTGATGGAGCGAGGCTTCCTACGGCAGCTCAGAGGGAACATTTACATCAAAGGCATCAGTGAACGCCACGGGaag GTGGAGCTGTTTCATCAAAGTGACTGA